Proteins encoded by one window of Manduca sexta isolate Smith_Timp_Sample1 chromosome 12, JHU_Msex_v1.0, whole genome shotgun sequence:
- the LOC115444832 gene encoding sulfotransferase 1 family member D1 isoform X2: MQKQFPLDIVPLTDEEDKIVKKYYKDYTRRFLRVGPQGYFSTPGYADHAADIYNLEVRPDDVWVTTFSRSGTTWLQELVWLVANDLDFEKTTNEPFTKRYAYIEYPTQASDITKIVPTNPSHRATFDDFRTLPNMTSPRFLKSHLPLSCLPPNLLDTAKVFYIARDIRDVAVSFHFAHKLFRYFDDDVTFKEFWDLFKNNLILHTPIFPHVQEAWSQRNHPNLMFLFYEEMQNDLPDVIDRVCTFLGREYSKEQKEKLASHLSFENMKKGPKLAQSSGQNEKTFFRKGKSGGWVEYFDDEMKKEAEEYIQRNLEKTDMRYPTTNK; this comes from the exons ATGCAAAAACAATTCCCGCTCGATATCGTACCCCTAACTGATGAAGAAGACAAAATAGTCAAAAAGTATTacaaag ATTATACTCGCCGGTTCCTACGGGTTGGTCCCCAGGGATATTTCAGCACCCCAGGGTATGCTGACCACGCAGCAGACATCTACAATCTGGAAGTGAGGCCTGATGATGTGTGGGTCACCACATTCTCTCGATCAg GTACAACATGGTTGCAAGAACTAGTGTGGCTGGTAGCAAACGACCTGGACTTCGAGAAAACTACCAACGAACCCTTCACCAAAAGATATGCCTACATTGA GTACCCCACTCAAGCTTCGGATATTACTAAGATTGTCCCTACAAATCCATCGCATCGGGCGACGTTCGACGACTTCCGAACACTGCCGAATATGACGTCACCGCGGTTTCTCAAGAGCCATCTACCTCTGTCTTGCCTGCCACCAAACCTTCTGGACACTGCTAAg GTTTTCTACATAGCGCGGGACATTCGTGACGTCGCGGTGTCATTCCATTTCGCGCATAAACTGTTCAGATATTTCGACGATGACGTCACTTTTAAGGAGTTTTGGGActtgtttaaaaacaatttaa TCCTGCACACGCCGATATTTCCGCACGTGCAGGAGGCGTGGTCTCAAAGAAACCATCCCAATTTGATGTTCTTATTCTACGAGGAAATGCAGAAT GACTTACCTGACGTGATTGACCGTGTGTGCACTTTTCTTGGCCGGGAATATTCAAAAGAGCAGAAAGAAAAATTGGCATCGCATCTGAGCtttgaaaatatgaaaaaaggaCCAAAATTGGCACAGAGCAGTGGCCAAAACGAAAAGACTTTCTTTAGAAAAG GTAAATCTGGAGGTTGGGTGGAATACTTTGATGATGAAATGAAGAAAGAAGCTGAAGAATACATACAGAGAAACCTTGAGAAAACCGACATGCGCTACCctacaacaaacaaataa
- the LOC115444832 gene encoding sulfotransferase 1E1 isoform X3, which produces MGCLVQSSVLLLYMSSSLTYIDCWSQHAVEKKLTTMQKQFPLDIVPLTDEEDKIVKKYYKGTTWLQELVWLVANDLDFEKTTNEPFTKRYAYIEYPTQASDITKIVPTNPSHRATFDDFRTLPNMTSPRFLKSHLPLSCLPPNLLDTAKVFYIARDIRDVAVSFHFAHKLFRYFDDDVTFKEFWDLFKNNLILHTPIFPHVQEAWSQRNHPNLMFLFYEEMQNDLPDVIDRVCTFLGREYSKEQKEKLASHLSFENMKKGPKLAQSSGQNEKTFFRKGKSGGWVEYFDDEMKKEAEEYIQRNLEKTDMRYPTTNK; this is translated from the exons ATGGGATGCCTTGTTCAGAGTTCGGTTTTGCTTCTATATATGAGCAGTTCGCTTACATACATCGATTGCTGGAGTCAACATGCAGTTGAAAAAAAG TTGACGACAATGCAAAAACAATTCCCGCTCGATATCGTACCCCTAACTGATGAAGAAGACAAAATAGTCAAAAAGTATTacaaag GTACAACATGGTTGCAAGAACTAGTGTGGCTGGTAGCAAACGACCTGGACTTCGAGAAAACTACCAACGAACCCTTCACCAAAAGATATGCCTACATTGA GTACCCCACTCAAGCTTCGGATATTACTAAGATTGTCCCTACAAATCCATCGCATCGGGCGACGTTCGACGACTTCCGAACACTGCCGAATATGACGTCACCGCGGTTTCTCAAGAGCCATCTACCTCTGTCTTGCCTGCCACCAAACCTTCTGGACACTGCTAAg GTTTTCTACATAGCGCGGGACATTCGTGACGTCGCGGTGTCATTCCATTTCGCGCATAAACTGTTCAGATATTTCGACGATGACGTCACTTTTAAGGAGTTTTGGGActtgtttaaaaacaatttaa TCCTGCACACGCCGATATTTCCGCACGTGCAGGAGGCGTGGTCTCAAAGAAACCATCCCAATTTGATGTTCTTATTCTACGAGGAAATGCAGAAT GACTTACCTGACGTGATTGACCGTGTGTGCACTTTTCTTGGCCGGGAATATTCAAAAGAGCAGAAAGAAAAATTGGCATCGCATCTGAGCtttgaaaatatgaaaaaaggaCCAAAATTGGCACAGAGCAGTGGCCAAAACGAAAAGACTTTCTTTAGAAAAG GTAAATCTGGAGGTTGGGTGGAATACTTTGATGATGAAATGAAGAAAGAAGCTGAAGAATACATACAGAGAAACCTTGAGAAAACCGACATGCGCTACCctacaacaaacaaataa
- the LOC115444832 gene encoding sulfotransferase 1 family member D1 isoform X1 yields MGCLVQSSVLLLYMSSSLTYIDCWSQHAVEKKLTTMQKQFPLDIVPLTDEEDKIVKKYYKDYTRRFLRVGPQGYFSTPGYADHAADIYNLEVRPDDVWVTTFSRSGTTWLQELVWLVANDLDFEKTTNEPFTKRYAYIEYPTQASDITKIVPTNPSHRATFDDFRTLPNMTSPRFLKSHLPLSCLPPNLLDTAKVFYIARDIRDVAVSFHFAHKLFRYFDDDVTFKEFWDLFKNNLILHTPIFPHVQEAWSQRNHPNLMFLFYEEMQNDLPDVIDRVCTFLGREYSKEQKEKLASHLSFENMKKGPKLAQSSGQNEKTFFRKGKSGGWVEYFDDEMKKEAEEYIQRNLEKTDMRYPTTNK; encoded by the exons ATGGGATGCCTTGTTCAGAGTTCGGTTTTGCTTCTATATATGAGCAGTTCGCTTACATACATCGATTGCTGGAGTCAACATGCAGTTGAAAAAAAG TTGACGACAATGCAAAAACAATTCCCGCTCGATATCGTACCCCTAACTGATGAAGAAGACAAAATAGTCAAAAAGTATTacaaag ATTATACTCGCCGGTTCCTACGGGTTGGTCCCCAGGGATATTTCAGCACCCCAGGGTATGCTGACCACGCAGCAGACATCTACAATCTGGAAGTGAGGCCTGATGATGTGTGGGTCACCACATTCTCTCGATCAg GTACAACATGGTTGCAAGAACTAGTGTGGCTGGTAGCAAACGACCTGGACTTCGAGAAAACTACCAACGAACCCTTCACCAAAAGATATGCCTACATTGA GTACCCCACTCAAGCTTCGGATATTACTAAGATTGTCCCTACAAATCCATCGCATCGGGCGACGTTCGACGACTTCCGAACACTGCCGAATATGACGTCACCGCGGTTTCTCAAGAGCCATCTACCTCTGTCTTGCCTGCCACCAAACCTTCTGGACACTGCTAAg GTTTTCTACATAGCGCGGGACATTCGTGACGTCGCGGTGTCATTCCATTTCGCGCATAAACTGTTCAGATATTTCGACGATGACGTCACTTTTAAGGAGTTTTGGGActtgtttaaaaacaatttaa TCCTGCACACGCCGATATTTCCGCACGTGCAGGAGGCGTGGTCTCAAAGAAACCATCCCAATTTGATGTTCTTATTCTACGAGGAAATGCAGAAT GACTTACCTGACGTGATTGACCGTGTGTGCACTTTTCTTGGCCGGGAATATTCAAAAGAGCAGAAAGAAAAATTGGCATCGCATCTGAGCtttgaaaatatgaaaaaaggaCCAAAATTGGCACAGAGCAGTGGCCAAAACGAAAAGACTTTCTTTAGAAAAG GTAAATCTGGAGGTTGGGTGGAATACTTTGATGATGAAATGAAGAAAGAAGCTGAAGAATACATACAGAGAAACCTTGAGAAAACCGACATGCGCTACCctacaacaaacaaataa